Below is a genomic region from Ancylomarina subtilis.
CTGCATTCTCTCTCACTAAAGACTGGATATCAAAATCCAAACTTGCTTTGGGTGGAATATAGCCCGATAAGGCTTTAAGTGGTGCTCCAAATAAACCTGGAATCATATACACCACAAAAGAGAATGAAGCAATGGCTAACATTAATCGAGGAACACTAACATGTTTAACAGGACTATCATGAGAGAACATGAGTTTTCCTAACAAATAAAATCCCATCAGCGTAAAGATCACAATCCAAATGGCTAAGTAAATCTCTCTATCTAATATTCCCCAATGGTATGTCTGATCGGCAATACTTAGGAATTTCAAACCTAAAGCCAATTCTAAGAAACCTAAAACAACTTTTACAGAGTTCAACCAGCCTCCGGACTTTGGCATATTGCTTAACCAACCCGGGAAAATAGCAAACAAGGTAAATGGAAGTGCAAAGGCCAATGAGAAACCTAGCATACCAATAATTGGCATCAACACTTCACCACCTGCTGAAGCAACCAAAATAGATCCTACAATGGGTCCTGTACATGAGAATGAAACCAATACAAGTGTAAAAGCCATAAAGAATGAACCCATAAAACCGCCTTTATCTTCATTGGCAACAGACTTGTTCACCATCCAGCTAGGCATTGTAATTTCAAACATTCCAAAAAAGGAGAATGCAAACACAACAAAAATGATGAAGAATAATAGATTCGGAATCCAATGTGTACTTAAAAAGTTGGCAAAAGCGGGCCCCATTACAACGGCTAGAATTGTTCCAATCACCGTATAAATTGCAATAATTGAAAAACCATAGAAGAAGGCATTCATTCTACCCTTCGCTTTATTGCCACCACCACTATGCATAAAATAACTCACCGTCATCGGGATCATTGGGAATACACAAGGGGTTACAATAGCAATTAATCCACCCAGAAAAGCTGCAATAAAAATAGTCCAAAGACCTTTCTTAGCGCTATCTTTCTTTTGAACAGGAGCTGCTTCTTTTATTTCAGCCTTAACATCATCCTTTACAACAGCAGCAACGTCTTTCTTTTCTTCTTTTACAACTGGCTTGGCAGCCGATTCTGTTTTAGCAAGCGCATTTGACTTTGCTGTTAAAGACAAATCAAAATCTTCTTCACCCGTTACACAACGACCTGACACATCAGAACAAGCCTGATAGTCGAAAGAACCTGCAACTCTTAAGTTTACTTTAAGAACTTTAACTGTTTGACGGAATTCAGCTTTTTTCTCAAAATAACTGACGTCTCCTTCCCAAACTTCGTCGAAGTGCTTTACCGGTTTAATTGGGATGACTTTACCAACCAATTCGTAAGAATCATTTTTAGTAAAATTAAACGATGCCACTATGGGACCCAGATCCGGATCAAAATCGTTGGAATACACATGCCATGTATCCTGGATATCTCCCTTAATCAATACTTCAAGAGTCTCTCCAACTTTCACATCCTTCTTCGAAAATTCAACCTTCCATTTTGCCGGCTGAACAATCTGACTAAATGCACTCAAAGTAATCATGCTGCTCATTATAAAAAATAGAGCAAACTTAAAATTCAATTTCATTGGACTTAATTTTTGTTAGTTGTTGTGTGTGACAATCGCTTATCACTGATTTTTATTTTTATCATCCTTTAAAAAGGATCGTCTTTTTGTTTTCCTACATCCATAAGACCCCTATTTCATTAAAAAGGGTGAATCAGATTTCATTTTTTTTGTCAAAAAAATGTTAAACTCAGCAAGATAGCTCCCATATTAATAAACAATCACCACAAGTGTTTTGTTAATATAAGATCCGACAAAAAGCTGATTTGTCTACAACTTACACTTTCAGATATAATCCAGATTAGATAAAAATAGGAAATGAATAGATACCGAAAAAAAATATCCTTTTCACCTTTCATTATAATTCTGGCATCTTTAAAACCATAAGTTCAGGTAAAATTGAAAAAATCAAATTAAAATAAAGCCTATTTCGCTCGTTTTTTGTCCTCAGTTCCTTTCTTTTAACAAGGAGTTAACAATTGCAATCTTAGAATTTCATCAAAAAACAGAAGCCACCCCAAACTGCACTGCCCAAAAAAATTCAAACAATCAAAACTACTCTTTACAAAGATTTTTGTATCAATTGCTTAAGTTTCTCATCCGAGGGACGGGGTGCAAAGGCATCAATGATTTTCCCATCCTTGTCGAATACCATAAAACGAGGAATGCCATTAATCAAATAGTTTTGAAACTCTGATCTATCGGCCATGTATTGCAAAGACGTTTTTTCATGCTTTTCAAGATATTTCCTCCAAATTGACTCTTTGCTATCTATACAAACTGATATAAACGCAACCTTATCATTGGCAAACTCTTTAGCCAATGCTTCGAAATAAGGCGATTCGGCCTTACAAGGTCCACACCAGGTGGCCCAGAGATCAACCACTAAAATCTTGCCTTCAAAATCCTTCTTAGACACCGATTTACCTGTTAAATCGGTTAGCTGAAAATCCGGGGCATTCTGGCCTGGAAGCAAGCTATTGTACTTTTCAAATGCTTTGTTCAAAACCGATTTATAGGCATCAGTTTTTAATCCCTCTGCTACCTTTACTTTCTCATTCAGCACCTGCTGTACTGGCCCTTGATGA
It encodes:
- a CDS encoding protein-disulfide reductase DsbD family protein, with amino-acid sequence MKLNFKFALFFIMSSMITLSAFSQIVQPAKWKVEFSKKDVKVGETLEVLIKGDIQDTWHVYSNDFDPDLGPIVASFNFTKNDSYELVGKVIPIKPVKHFDEVWEGDVSYFEKKAEFRQTVKVLKVNLRVAGSFDYQACSDVSGRCVTGEEDFDLSLTAKSNALAKTESAAKPVVKEEKKDVAAVVKDDVKAEIKEAAPVQKKDSAKKGLWTIFIAAFLGGLIAIVTPCVFPMIPMTVSYFMHSGGGNKAKGRMNAFFYGFSIIAIYTVIGTILAVVMGPAFANFLSTHWIPNLLFFIIFVVFAFSFFGMFEITMPSWMVNKSVANEDKGGFMGSFFMAFTLVLVSFSCTGPIVGSILVASAGGEVLMPIIGMLGFSLAFALPFTLFAIFPGWLSNMPKSGGWLNSVKVVLGFLELALGLKFLSIADQTYHWGILDREIYLAIWIVIFTLMGFYLLGKLMFSHDSPVKHVSVPRLMLAIASFSFVVYMIPGLFGAPLKALSGYIPPKASLDFDIQSLVRENAGSGVKHEKINAKYSDFLHLPHGLQGYFDMDEAKAAAKAQNKPLFIDFTGHGCVNCREMESNVWSDPEVLRRLRDDYVIVAMYVDDKKQLPEEEWIVSNYDGKTKKTLGKKNANYQIENYNVNAQPYYVLLDNEGKALHTPRAYDLDVDAFVKFLDEGIKNFKNGKSVAL